In a genomic window of Quercus lobata isolate SW786 chromosome 4, ValleyOak3.0 Primary Assembly, whole genome shotgun sequence:
- the LOC115986464 gene encoding putative casein kinase II subunit beta-4 isoform X4 — translation MYRDRVGGGGGSSRSEMVAGGGGGPLDRKRIINDALDKHLEKSSPSTSRVGGGINSSSKDKERISVPSTSTGKSQQHQQLDHRDSRSASLSKNKCSDEESETDSEESDVSGSDGDDTSWISWFCNLRGNEFFCEVDDEYIQDDFNLCGLSSQVPYYDYALDLILDVDSSHGDIFTEEQNELVESAAEMLYGLIHVRYILTSKGMAAMLEKYKNYDFGRCPRVYCCGQPCLPVGQSDIPRSSTVKIYCPKCEDIYYPRSKYQDIDGAYFGTTFPHLFLMTYGHLKPQKASQSYVPRVFGFKMHRP, via the exons atgtACAGAGATCGAGTAGGTGGAGGTGGAGGATCGTCGAGATCGGAAATGGTAGCTGGCGGAGGAGGAGGACCGTTGGATCGAAAGCGAATCATCAACGACGCGCTCGATAAGCACCTCGAGAAATCGTCGCCGTCCACTTCGAGAGTCGGCGGCGGAATCAATAGTAGTAGTAAGGACAAGGAGAGAATCTCTGTGCCTTCCACTTCCACCGGTAAATCTCAGCAGCATCAGCAGCTCGATCATCGCGATTCTCGTTCCGCGTCGCTTTCGAAGAACAAGTGCTCCGATG AGGAATCTGAAACAGACAGTGAAGAATCGGATGTTAGCGGTTCTGATGGAGATGATACATCGTGGATTTCATGGTTTTGCAATTTACGAGGAAATGAATTTTTCTGTGAAGTTGATGATGAATACATCCAAGATGATTTCAATCTTTGTGGCTTGAGCAGTCAAGTTCCTTATTATGATTATGCACTTGATCTGATTTTGGATGTTGACTCTTCTCATG GTGACATATTTACTGAAGAGCAGAATGAATTGGTTGAATCAGCAGCAGAGATGCTGTATGGTCTGATACATGTTCGGTACATACTCACCAGCAAGGGAATGGCCGCAATG TTAGAGaagtacaaaaattatgattttggaAGATGCCCCAGAGTTTACTGCTGTGGACAACCCTGCCTCCCTGTTGGCCAATCAGACATTCCCCGCTCAAGCACCGTAAAAATCTACTGCCCCAAATGTGAAGATATCTATTACCCGCGATCTAAGTACCAAG ATATTGATGGAGCATATTTTGGAACCACGTTTCCCCACTTATTTTTAATGACGTATGGACACCTAAAGCCGCAAAAGGCGTCTCAAAGCTATGTTCCAAGAGTTTTTGGCTTCAAGATGCACAGGCCATGA
- the LOC115986464 gene encoding putative casein kinase II subunit beta-4 isoform X3, which translates to MYRDRVGGGGGSSRSEMVAGGGGGPLDRKRIINDALDKHLEKSSPSTSRVGGGINSSSKDKERISVPSTSTGKSQQHQQLDHRDSRSASLSKNKCSDEESETDSEESDVSGSDGDDTSWISWFCNLRGNEFFCEVDDEYIQDDFNLCGLSSQVPYYDYALDLILDVDSSHAGDIFTEEQNELVESAAEMLYGLIHVRYILTSKGMAAMLEKYKNYDFGRCPRVYCCGQPCLPVGQSDIPRSSTVKIYCPKCEDIYYPRSKYQDIDGAYFGTTFPHLFLMTYGHLKPQKASQSYVPRVFGFKMHRP; encoded by the exons atgtACAGAGATCGAGTAGGTGGAGGTGGAGGATCGTCGAGATCGGAAATGGTAGCTGGCGGAGGAGGAGGACCGTTGGATCGAAAGCGAATCATCAACGACGCGCTCGATAAGCACCTCGAGAAATCGTCGCCGTCCACTTCGAGAGTCGGCGGCGGAATCAATAGTAGTAGTAAGGACAAGGAGAGAATCTCTGTGCCTTCCACTTCCACCGGTAAATCTCAGCAGCATCAGCAGCTCGATCATCGCGATTCTCGTTCCGCGTCGCTTTCGAAGAACAAGTGCTCCGATG AGGAATCTGAAACAGACAGTGAAGAATCGGATGTTAGCGGTTCTGATGGAGATGATACATCGTGGATTTCATGGTTTTGCAATTTACGAGGAAATGAATTTTTCTGTGAAGTTGATGATGAATACATCCAAGATGATTTCAATCTTTGTGGCTTGAGCAGTCAAGTTCCTTATTATGATTATGCACTTGATCTGATTTTGGATGTTGACTCTTCTCATG CAGGTGACATATTTACTGAAGAGCAGAATGAATTGGTTGAATCAGCAGCAGAGATGCTGTATGGTCTGATACATGTTCGGTACATACTCACCAGCAAGGGAATGGCCGCAATG TTAGAGaagtacaaaaattatgattttggaAGATGCCCCAGAGTTTACTGCTGTGGACAACCCTGCCTCCCTGTTGGCCAATCAGACATTCCCCGCTCAAGCACCGTAAAAATCTACTGCCCCAAATGTGAAGATATCTATTACCCGCGATCTAAGTACCAAG ATATTGATGGAGCATATTTTGGAACCACGTTTCCCCACTTATTTTTAATGACGTATGGACACCTAAAGCCGCAAAAGGCGTCTCAAAGCTATGTTCCAAGAGTTTTTGGCTTCAAGATGCACAGGCCATGA
- the LOC115986464 gene encoding putative casein kinase II subunit beta-4 isoform X2 has product MYRDRVGGGGGSSRSEMVAGGGGGPLDRKRIINDALDKHLEKSSPSTSRVGGGINSSSKDKERISVPSTSTGKSQQHQQLDHRDSRSASLSKNKCSDEESETDSEESDVSGSDGDDTSWISWFCNLRGNEFFCEVDDEYIQDDFNLCGLSSQVPYYDYALDLILDVDSSHGDIFTEEQNELVESAAEMLYGLIHVRYILTSKGMAAMLEKYKNYDFGRCPRVYCCGQPCLPVGQSDIPRSSTVKIYCPKCEDIYYPRSKYQGNIDGAYFGTTFPHLFLMTYGHLKPQKASQSYVPRVFGFKMHRP; this is encoded by the exons atgtACAGAGATCGAGTAGGTGGAGGTGGAGGATCGTCGAGATCGGAAATGGTAGCTGGCGGAGGAGGAGGACCGTTGGATCGAAAGCGAATCATCAACGACGCGCTCGATAAGCACCTCGAGAAATCGTCGCCGTCCACTTCGAGAGTCGGCGGCGGAATCAATAGTAGTAGTAAGGACAAGGAGAGAATCTCTGTGCCTTCCACTTCCACCGGTAAATCTCAGCAGCATCAGCAGCTCGATCATCGCGATTCTCGTTCCGCGTCGCTTTCGAAGAACAAGTGCTCCGATG AGGAATCTGAAACAGACAGTGAAGAATCGGATGTTAGCGGTTCTGATGGAGATGATACATCGTGGATTTCATGGTTTTGCAATTTACGAGGAAATGAATTTTTCTGTGAAGTTGATGATGAATACATCCAAGATGATTTCAATCTTTGTGGCTTGAGCAGTCAAGTTCCTTATTATGATTATGCACTTGATCTGATTTTGGATGTTGACTCTTCTCATG GTGACATATTTACTGAAGAGCAGAATGAATTGGTTGAATCAGCAGCAGAGATGCTGTATGGTCTGATACATGTTCGGTACATACTCACCAGCAAGGGAATGGCCGCAATG TTAGAGaagtacaaaaattatgattttggaAGATGCCCCAGAGTTTACTGCTGTGGACAACCCTGCCTCCCTGTTGGCCAATCAGACATTCCCCGCTCAAGCACCGTAAAAATCTACTGCCCCAAATGTGAAGATATCTATTACCCGCGATCTAAGTACCAAGGCA ATATTGATGGAGCATATTTTGGAACCACGTTTCCCCACTTATTTTTAATGACGTATGGACACCTAAAGCCGCAAAAGGCGTCTCAAAGCTATGTTCCAAGAGTTTTTGGCTTCAAGATGCACAGGCCATGA
- the LOC115986464 gene encoding putative casein kinase II subunit beta-4 isoform X1, with translation MYRDRVGGGGGSSRSEMVAGGGGGPLDRKRIINDALDKHLEKSSPSTSRVGGGINSSSKDKERISVPSTSTGKSQQHQQLDHRDSRSASLSKNKCSDEESETDSEESDVSGSDGDDTSWISWFCNLRGNEFFCEVDDEYIQDDFNLCGLSSQVPYYDYALDLILDVDSSHAGDIFTEEQNELVESAAEMLYGLIHVRYILTSKGMAAMLEKYKNYDFGRCPRVYCCGQPCLPVGQSDIPRSSTVKIYCPKCEDIYYPRSKYQGNIDGAYFGTTFPHLFLMTYGHLKPQKASQSYVPRVFGFKMHRP, from the exons atgtACAGAGATCGAGTAGGTGGAGGTGGAGGATCGTCGAGATCGGAAATGGTAGCTGGCGGAGGAGGAGGACCGTTGGATCGAAAGCGAATCATCAACGACGCGCTCGATAAGCACCTCGAGAAATCGTCGCCGTCCACTTCGAGAGTCGGCGGCGGAATCAATAGTAGTAGTAAGGACAAGGAGAGAATCTCTGTGCCTTCCACTTCCACCGGTAAATCTCAGCAGCATCAGCAGCTCGATCATCGCGATTCTCGTTCCGCGTCGCTTTCGAAGAACAAGTGCTCCGATG AGGAATCTGAAACAGACAGTGAAGAATCGGATGTTAGCGGTTCTGATGGAGATGATACATCGTGGATTTCATGGTTTTGCAATTTACGAGGAAATGAATTTTTCTGTGAAGTTGATGATGAATACATCCAAGATGATTTCAATCTTTGTGGCTTGAGCAGTCAAGTTCCTTATTATGATTATGCACTTGATCTGATTTTGGATGTTGACTCTTCTCATG CAGGTGACATATTTACTGAAGAGCAGAATGAATTGGTTGAATCAGCAGCAGAGATGCTGTATGGTCTGATACATGTTCGGTACATACTCACCAGCAAGGGAATGGCCGCAATG TTAGAGaagtacaaaaattatgattttggaAGATGCCCCAGAGTTTACTGCTGTGGACAACCCTGCCTCCCTGTTGGCCAATCAGACATTCCCCGCTCAAGCACCGTAAAAATCTACTGCCCCAAATGTGAAGATATCTATTACCCGCGATCTAAGTACCAAGGCA ATATTGATGGAGCATATTTTGGAACCACGTTTCCCCACTTATTTTTAATGACGTATGGACACCTAAAGCCGCAAAAGGCGTCTCAAAGCTATGTTCCAAGAGTTTTTGGCTTCAAGATGCACAGGCCATGA